Below is a genomic region from Brassica oleracea var. oleracea cultivar TO1000 chromosome C9, BOL, whole genome shotgun sequence.
TAATTTGATGGTAACCAAATAGTAGGCCTGAGATTTTTCGGTTAGGTTCTTATGCGATAAAGTGATTTTTTGACATAAAATATTTTTAAAAATGGGATCAGGCTCATTAGTAAACAAATTATGTAATTAACAAAAAAAAATTAAAAATTATTTTAAGGTCAAAAATATTAATTCAATCAAGAATATAAATTTTATTTTTCCATACAATATTTCGTAAATAATTTTCAGTTAGTTTTAAAAATTGATACAAAATTTTGATATTTGTCTTCATTACTAAACTCTATAAAATATATAAGCAAATAACACTATCATCTTTTGTTATCAGTCTACAAGTAAAGAAGAACCCAACAACTACGAACATAGAGAAAATGAGAACAAAAAAGGAACACAAGGAAGTTGAAGTTGAAAACTATATACTATAAAAAAGTATGAAAAGATTAGTGATTTTTGGGAAACATAAAGAACCATAAATAGCGTGTACACCACTCCACCGTTCAATCGAACCAACCCTAACCAAACCGGACACAGGATCATCGTCAGTGGCAAAACCCATCAATCTGGTTTCTTACGCTGAGAAGAAGAAGAAGACGAGAAGAACAGGAAGGAGCACGGAGGCGAAGACAGAGACTTCTGGTCGGAAACCACCGTTGGGAAGAAAAGGGTAAGTGTCAGGAGGCGGCATAACGCAATTATCTCCATTAAAGTAGATCCTACGAGGAAAAGCCCATCCTTTCTCGAACGAGAACGTTGCTTGATCCTTACGGAACAGAATCTCAGACTGCACGTTCCCAAGAGGCCCTGCTTCTGACAAGAAGTCATTATAGAACTTCACTCCCCACAACATCGCCGTATCATCTGCAAAAAAAAAAAGAAGAATCAATCTTTATGATCACCAAGAAGAGAGGGAAGATAAGAACAGAGAGAGTAGTTTACTTAGTCCTGCGTAAGGAGTGAGAGACTTGTAGTTGAAACTGAAGATCTGAGTGATGTTATCGAAGTTCGGATGCTGTGCCACCATGTTCCACTGCGAGTAGTTTAAACGGTAGTTAAAGTTTGTGATCGTGATCTTCACTCGCCAATACTCTTTGTAGTTCTGCTTCACGTGCCAATGCACTCGGATGGGACACAAGTGTCTCGTGCATTGCACCAGTGGCGGCAAAATAGTTCCTTTCTTGGTGGGTGGTGAGACAACAGACGCCAAGTGCGGTGTATCAGGGCTGTGTCATTACCAAAACAGAGAAAAGGTTTAGACTTTGTGGTCGAAAACAGAACAAGAAGACATAAAGTTTTAGACTTTACTCACTCGAGACAGGCGCCAGACTCTGTTTTGTTGTTTTGGCATCCGCAAGCGCAAGTTGGACATCCGACGATGGTTTCGTTGTAGAAAGAAGACAACGAAACGCAGCAAGTGGGTGTTCTTTGAGCAAGGAACTGCGAGTATGTGCATGTAATGTTCCATGTCACTGCAGTAAGTTAGAAACAAGACGGTTAATGTTTTTAAAAATAATATGGTTTGTAAACAAAATCTAAATTGTGTTTTTATTGGTTTAAAAAAAATATAAGCTGAAATCATAAATAATTATTTCTCATTTAGTTTAACAATATTTTTAATTTAACTAAGTCTAAATTAAATTTTGTTTTATGAATATATTTAACACTATAATTTTGAGACAATGCTAACATCTCCGTTTCTTAAAAAAGTCATTATTGATTCTTACTCATAGCTTGAGTGGTTCTGCGTGTGTCGGTGGTGACAAACTTGGTTGGTCTAACAACCTTAGCTGGACCACAAGTGTAGCCAGGACCAGGGCCCATGAGAGTGAAGTTTCTCGGCACGCGGACAGTTTTGTTTGTGGTTCCAGCAGCACCAACACTGATCTGAAAGGAGCTAGCTGCATTGCCAGGGTCTTGAACCCATGAGTTCAGGACACCGCCTTTGCAGCAGTTCGCAATCTGCTGGTTGTAAGGAGTCCCGGGGAGCAAATCTACAACCGTTGGATCTTTCTTACAACAATGTGGTATGTTTCCTTTGTACTTTGAACAATCACCTGTTAAAAACATTAATTTTAGAAATCATGTCCCCTTTGCAACCAGAACATAGATTAATGGTATATGTTCACCTTGTTCTGTTGTTTGTGCTCCGACCATACTCCATATGACCTCTTTCTTTGCCCATTTCCAACCTAACGTCCACCCCGGAGATGGAATGTGTCTGTATTTCTGGAAGTTGAACATGGTAACCACCGCCTAGATGTAACAATTAAACAGTTCAATAATCAAAACCAACAAGCAACGCTGATTTTTTTTGTTTTTGTGGTTCTTGAACTTACAACATAGCCATCAGGAGTCCAGCTCATGACATCCCATTTCATTGTAATGTTTCCTTCAGGATCAAGCGCATCATATGCTTCTGCAAATAGATTTTTGAGAATTATACACAAAAAGGTTAGAACTTTTCTCATTAATATTAGTTTGTAGAAACCAGACATAGACCAAACTGTCTGCATAATTGACAAAAGCATGCAACATCAAATTTTGTACTTTTCCAGAAAGTTTCTATTTTTATATCAGAGAAACATGAAGCTTTGTTCTTTCTTTCCTGTTATAAACAGGATTGACTGATTAACTAAAAAAACATAGGAAGCAACTAATATTGAAATTGAAGTCATAATCTTAGGATCTGAGCTTTGCAAAAGCATTTTGCTTCACTAACTGAATAAAGATCTAAATATTGATGAAGAACAAGTAAAAAAAGCATATTAATACACAATTGTCATTATCTCAATCCAGTTACAGACTAGATGATTGATAAGATCTCTCTTTGAGATGAAGAAACAGAGCCAAGTAAGCAGTTACATGTGATGAGGAGAATAAGGAGTAACCTGTTGAAGTTATATAAGACGAAGAAATCAAGAAGACGACCAACACAGCCAAGAAACTCATTTTGGAGACTACAGAGGTGGATCTGGAGACAGAAGACTCCATGTTTGTTATTGCTCTGTTGGTCAGGCAAGAATCAGAGACAAAGATTGTTCCAGACAATCTCGGAGGAAGATGCTTTGCTTGAAGGAGAAGTGGAGTTATAGAGAGAGAGAGAGATAGCAGCAAGATTTTTCCAGCTTTGCAAATGGGGAAGGAGAAGCACTGAAGGATATGGGATCTGGCTGGCTAGTGGCTGCTGTTGTATATTTTGAGCCGGTAATAAATATTTGACCCTTTTGCCCTTCTATCATTTGGAGTAAATGACTTCTTTTTTTTCTCGTTCAAAGGAGTAAATGACTTTCAAATGATTTCCATTTAAAGAAATACGACAAGGCATTTACAAAAAAGGGCTAATTGGTGTATTAGCCGAGACAAAATTAAAAATATAGCATTTGATTTGATATAAATAGATTTTTTTAATATTTGTTTTTTTTTCTTCGGGTTGTATCTTTCATCTATGTAAGTAACCGGTAAATAAATGATGTTCAGATGTCCGAAGGATGATAATAATTATAAAAAACGTCGGTTGTGATAAAAAGTAAATAGAATGGAACATCCTAATGGTAATAAACAAAATAGTATAGTATTTATTCAAATTTTGAAATGTCTATGATTGAAGGGAAATATGTAATGTTTACCTTAACATCAACACAAACTTTCCATAATTAAACTAAAAACACTAGTCACTAAACTCTAAAAGGAAATATACCCTAATCCAAATATCAAAACATGTAAATAGTATATAGTATAAAATATAATTAAAATAGAATAGTAACAAACGAAATAGTATAGTACATATTGTTCTGATTTTGAAACGTTCTTACCCCAACGTCAATCCAAATCTTCCAAAACTAAACCCTAAAAGAAACTATAAACCCTAGTCCAAATATGCACATAGTACATAATAAACAAAATAGTATAATATTTGTTCAAATTTTGAAATGTCTATGATTCCAGTGAAAAAGATAATGCTTACCATATCATCAACACAAACCAAAAACACTAGTCAATAAACCGTAAAATAAAATATATACCATAACTCAAATATCAAAATATGCAAATAGTATATAATATGAAGTATTATTAAAATAAAATAGTAACAAACGAAATAGTGTAGTACATACTGTTCCGATTTTGAAATGTTTTTACCCCAACGTCAACCCAAATCTTCCAAAACTAAATTCAAAACACTAATCACTAAACCCTAAAAGAAACTATAAACCTTAATCCAAATATCAAAAAATGCAAATAGTATATAATATGAAGTATTATTAAAATAAAATAGTAACAAACAAAATAGTATAGTACATATTGTTCTGATTTTGTAATGTTCTTACCCCAACATCAACCCAAACCTTCCAAAACTAAATTCAAAACACTAATCACTAAACCCTAAAAAAAACTCTAAACTCTAATCCAAATACCAAAATATGTAAATAGTACATAATATTAAATATTATTAAAATAGAATAACACATATTATTCAAATTTTGAATAGAATAGTATGATGCATAAGCATCACCACTGTTCATCTTCTTCAATTTTTACTCTCATCTTCACTATTATGTGTTTGAATCATCATATAGTTAATCAATAAGCATATCCACATGATTCATTTCAATATTTACCTCTACCGGTTTGATCGCTATCATCTAATTATAAATTTATGTTGGCAACAAACGATTATACAGATGGTTGGTAAAAAAAGATAATTAGTGAAGAAATATGGTTGAAACAGATGAAACGATAGTCGTAATAGAAGAATTAATGATGGCGAGTGGTGATAGAAAAAAGTTTATTTATTTTTGTCAACTAGTTAACGAAGGGATAATATAATATATATTTTATAAATATTAGAGTTGTGTTTTTTTTTTTGCTAGATTTTTAATTACATGTTATGTGGCCCAATTTCCCTAAAAACTAACTGCTTTGCTAATAGAAAATATGTTACCGTACATTTAAAATTTGCAATAATATTTTATAGACTGACAAAATTCTTCTTTGAAAGTACGATTGTTCTGTAAAAATTTAATCACATGTAAATATAAACAAAAATATAAAATTTGAAGCAATAAGAACGTAGATCAAATTACGTTCGGTTAAGTACAAATTGTACAATAATTTCTTGAATTAAAACTCTTAACCGAATAAAAAGATCTGTGAAAGTTTTGGGTATTCTTTTTTTTTTTCTTATCACGATGAAGTTTTGTGTATTCATAAATGAGAAAAGGGCTTTAGTGTAATTGTCATGGGAAGTTAGTTTAATAACAGAAGGTATTACCGAAGAGGACAGCTTTAGAGGAACGTGGGCCACTGACAGTGTTTTAGGCTGTCGGTGGAGAAAACAAAAAAACATGTAATATGGCAGATTTCGATTATTCAGTTATTTTTAATCATATATTTAGTTATTTACCTATGTTTTCCAAAATTTAAACCCTTATAATTGTATTGCCAACCGAGAGAAAGTAATTAATTTGTAAAATGATAATTATAGGTGGTTTACAAACTTGAAATTCATATTACGTATATTATTGAAATATTGACATTTAAATAAAACGAGTCGGCCAATATATCATTTTTTTTGGGTGTAAGCCAATATATCATTTTTTAGATGTTCTACTCCTAACAAACAACAATATATCAATATAGATTTTACAAAATCAAATGATTCTAGTCCTACAATTCTTTTCTTTTTCTGACCGACTCTAACGATGATACACAATTGACCATTTCATATTTTCTCCAACATGATGTTCACGTTAAGGACCTTAAAGTCTCGAAATTAGCCATTCGATGTATGACAGTGGCGGTCCTAAGGGAAAGCATTACAGGCACCCGCTTCCAGCTCACAAAAAATATTTGCATAAATCAGTTTTGTTTTAAAAAAAAGTTATCTACAAAATTTATAAAAGTGACCAATTTTTTAAAAATCTCTTGTGGTCTTTTTCATTTCAGGACCGGTACGGTGTATGAGACAATAGAGGGTTAGTAAACAATCTTTGTCAATACGTGGAAACGATGAGACTACCACTCCAAATTATTAAATTCATATTAATACGTACATCGCTAACCCACAAAGGGATCTCTATTGTTGGTTTACTTTTGTAGTATTCGTTCGTTCGTTCTCGTTTTGTTTATTGGATGACACCTTATATTACATGGAAAAGTAAAAGTTCTTATATTGCCGACACTATCACGGACCAAGAAACTACATATTAATCACTTTGTTTGACACAAAAATACTAATCAACTTTGCTCCCAAAATGTACTTTAGAAACTTCATTTAGTTTTTGTGGAGAACTACATTATGGAATCAATATGTGAATTTGTTTAATAATTCACATATGTTGTAAATAATTAATTATTATACATAATAAAAATACAGATTATATAATGATATAATTAACGATTTATCAATGTTTAAAAATCATTTAGTTTGGTTTAGTTGATTTGAAAAAGGAAGTTTAAGATGATTAGAATGATTATTGTCTACAGGTAAGCCAAATATAGATTATAAAATGATATAATTAACTATTTATCAATGTTTTTTAAAAATCATTTAGTTTGGTGTAGTTGATTTGAAAAAGGAAGTTTAAGTTGATGATTAGAATGATTATTTTCTACATGTAAGCCAAATATCCGAAATAAAGTTAATTATTAAGCCACACCGGCTAGTTGACCAAAATATTCTTAGTAAGGTGTGGGCGTTCGGTTTCGGATCGGGTATTTCGGTATAGAGGTATAGAACCCGTCCGGGTATTTTTGTACTTCGGGTCGGGTTCGAGTATTTTTAGTTCGGATTCGGTTAATTCGGATCGGATTCGGATATTTAGATTTTGAAAAAAAGAGTTAATTTTTATTTCTCAAATTTTTTGGATTTAAAAATATAATTTTCACTTAACTAATTTTTTTATTTTTAATAGATTGAATGGTTATTAGATTTAGACATAACATTTTAAAACTAAAAAAACGTTAATTTGGTTATTGTTTTTAAAATTTTGGATGTAACTTTTTGTTAATTCTTGAAATAAAAAGTTTGACATGTATTTTAAGTGAGTAGCAAGTCATTTTCTCCGTAATTCTATGTATATCATATGAACTTAAAGTATGTGTAGCTAGTATCAATATAAATATTTTATATAAAATGAGATATGTAAACTAGAAATATATGGTTAATTATACGTATGTTCGGTTATTTTCGGATATCCATTCGGGTTCAGATATTACCCGTTCGGGTTCGGATATTCAATCTCACCTAATTCAATACCCGTTTGGATATTTTGTTACTTCGGTTCGGATTTCGGTTCGGGTTTGTCAGATCGGGTTCGGGTGCGGCTTCGGATATCAGGTATAGTGTCTACCCCTAATTCTTAGTCTATATTCTTAGTTAGGTCTGGGCATAAAATCCGGAACCCGAAATCCGAACCAAAAAACCCGACCCGTTATCCGACCCGAAACATAAAAATGCTTGGACGGATCTTGTAGGGTGGTACAAAAAATATCTGAACCCAAAGTGTTATTAACCGAACCCGAATGGGTAACCCGAAAAATCCGAAATTAATAGTCAATATAAATATTTTAAAATATATATAAGTATTCCAATTATTAAATTCAATAGTTGTGGTAATATTTATTATAATATTATATATAATAATAAATATTAAAATTCTAATAAATGCTTTAGGTACACAATTAGTTATAAATAAGTATTTTATAATTTGTTCATTGAAATAAAAAGTCTACTCTTTATAAGGCAATACATATTGTTTACAAATGATGTTTGTTTTCATGCTTGATTTAACATTTTATTGTTATTTTATATGTGATAGATTAATTTTTATTTAATTTAGATGTTTTTCTTTATGTTTTACTTCAAAAATTTTGTTTTTTAGTTTGGTTATATCCGAACCGAACCGTATAACCCGAATCCGTACGATATATGATTACTTTATGGGTTTTATGATGCAATACAATTTTGAACCGAACCCGAAGTGTTATTATCCGAACCCGACCCGTACTAATAAAATTTTAGTATGGGATCTAGAAGCGTAAACCCGAAAATCCGAAAACCCGAAAAACCCGAGCCGAATGCCAACGGGTACCCGAACGCCCAGACCTATTCTTAGTCTTTGAAACCGGATTAGTGCCTTTCTGTTCGGTTTATATTTAACCAAACCAAAACTCCAACTAGGTTAATCATACTTCAAACTCAAGCAACTAAGTTCCAGGACTTAAGGTTGCACTTGTCTACAGGACTCTCAACATAATCTCAGCTCACAACCCTAAAATAATAACTTTTTATACCTTTTTTAGAACAGAGTCCTTTTAGAACTCATAACATAATCTCCGTCACCACAATCTCTCACAGACAATCTTTAATGACACGGAAGAGTTTATAATCTCTACAGATGAAGCAAACAACGAGATTGTTACGTGGAGCGCACGAATCATTCTTTGTTGCTTGTGGAACAGGAGATAGATCAGTTCAGTTCTGGAATGAAGCCGACTAGAATACACTGTAAATCAATCCAAGTTGCTAGTGTTGTTTATTTTCGCTTAAAACATAAACCATACATGAAAAATGCAAAACAACATAAAATTCTGGAGATAAACTCGCTTATGAGATTTTTCCTTTAGATATTTGAGGTGTTCATGTTGCCTTGTGGAAGACGCAAGCAATGTTCCATGTCACTACATAAGAACAAAAACAAACAAACCAAGGTGAGTTCAAAAATCAGAATTACAGGTTTGTATATGTTGGGAAACTTACTCAAGGCACTAGTGGTTCTCTTTAAGTCAGGGGTTATAAACTTCGTCCGCATAACGTTCTTGGTCGGTCCACAAATATACTGCTGTTTAGGTGCTGTGAACATGAAGTTCACAGCCATCCGAACAGTACTGTTTGAGGTACCAGCAGCACCAACGGTGATCTGGAATGAACTTGCTAAACCGGGTTTCAAAACACCGCCTTTGCAGCAGTTTGAGATCTGCTGGTTGTAAGGAGTACCAGGAAGCAAATCAATGACTGTTGGTTTAAGAACACATGATTTAGGGATGTTTCCTTTGTACATGGAACAATCTCCTTGCTCTGTGGTTTGTGCACCAGCCATGCTCCATATCACCTCTTTTTTGGCCCATCTCCAGCTCATTTTCCATCCAGGTGAAGGAATTGAACGTTGTTTCTGGTTGTTGTAAGCTGTAACCACAGCCTGAGGAGGAAACACAAAGATGATTCAGAGGTTCATGTTCAAAGAAGATTTTGTTAAGACTTACAATGTAGCCATCAGGGGTCCAGTCCATGAGATCCCATTTGATTGTGATGTTTCCGTTGTTGCTGGTGAGCGCTCCTGTAGATAAGACTTCATAAGTTTTTGGAAGAGACAAGCAGAGAAATGGAGAGAGATCTTCTTGTTCTTTATATTCAGAGATTTACCTGAAGAAGTGAAACAGGAAAAGGAAACTGAACAAGATGATAATGCTGGAGAAGAGAGACTCCATTCTTGTGGTTACAATGGAGAAAGAGCGAGCGAGAGAGAGTTTTATAAGAAGAAAGATGTAGGCGTCGAATTTGACTTCATGCATGTGGAATTGCCATTCTTGTGGTTTCAGTGAAGATACAGTGATGAGAGGGAGAGAGTTTTGTAAGAAGAAAGATCTACGCATAGACTTTGACTTTGACTTCGACTTCATCATGTCGGTACACATTTGCATAGCTGTATATTTTGTACACGAGAAGCACAATCAGATAACCAAGCAAAAATAACTTAAGCTAACCATGAAAGGTGTGTAACGTTTAAACTTCAAATATAGTTTCAAAAAAAAAAAAAAGGTGTGTAACGTTAAATTGATTTGAACCAAAAATATAATTGGGCCGGGTCACAAAATAATAACAAAGTAAGAGCAAAGACTGTTTTGAACCATATACCTTTAGAGAGATTCCTATCAGATGTTGAAGATCATAAGCATCACATTCTCCTTCTCATCTTATTATGCGGTTTCTTAATAAAACTTTATTGCTCTTCTTTTAAAAAAAAACCGTGGATCAACTCTGTATTTCTTAGAATTAACATCAATTTCTCTCATTGCCGCTTCTTTGTACAAACCGTTACCTCTAGTTAGCTGGTTTGAACCCATCAGCTTTTATAATTTTGAACACAATCTTCGCAAGTTGCTCAAGCCTTTCAATCCCACACAATATCTTTAGAAACCTATAATATTCTTTCTTATCCAAAAACTTACTATATAACCTGCCGATTTCATCTCCTTCGCCGATTTAGAGAGTGGGATAGGAAAAAATAATAAGTAATCGGGCTTCAACCTCTGGGCCTTACAATTGGTTAGCCATTTCAGATAAAAATCAAAATAGAGGACACGTACATCGGTAACGTTAGGGGATGTAGCTCATATGGTAGAGCGCTCGCTTCGCATGCGAGAGGCACGGGGTTCGATTCCCCGCA
It encodes:
- the LOC106319249 gene encoding protein COBRA-like → MESSVSRSTSVVSKMSFLAVLVVFLISSSYITSTEAYDALDPEGNITMKWDVMSWTPDGYVAVVTMFNFQKYRHIPSPGWTLGWKWAKKEVIWSMVGAQTTEQGDCSKYKGNIPHCCKKDPTVVDLLPGTPYNQQIANCCKGGVLNSWVQDPGNAASSFQISVGAAGTTNKTVRVPRNFTLMGPGPGYTCGPAKVVRPTKFVTTDTRRTTQAMMTWNITCTYSQFLAQRTPTCCVSLSSFYNETIVGCPTCACGCQNNKTESGACLDPDTPHLASVVSPPTKKGTILPPLVQCTRHLCPIRVHWHVKQNYKEYWRVKITITNFNYRLNYSQWNMVAQHPNFDNITQIFSFNYKSLTPYAGLNDTAMLWGVKFYNDFLSEAGPLGNVQSEILFRKDQATFSFEKGWAFPRRIYFNGDNCVMPPPDTYPFLPNGGFRPEVSVFASVLLPVLLVFFFFSA